From Rhodovastum atsumiense, a single genomic window includes:
- a CDS encoding XdhC family protein yields the protein MTPETLAALTAARAAKRPVVLATKLPSGEQVLLPDASAPAELAEAARTALREDRSLTISLSDGEWFLQAYNPPVRLILVGAVHIAQALVPMAAQLGLAVVVVDPRRAFATEERFPEVTIRTDWPDEAMEALAPDSRTAVVTLTHDPKLDDPALDRALRSEAFYIGALGSRKTHAARLERLRALGHDEAALARIHGPVGLFIEAVTAPEIALAILAEFVAVRRGAKLAVRQAAKAA from the coding sequence AAGCTGCCCTCGGGCGAGCAGGTGCTGCTGCCGGATGCCTCCGCCCCCGCGGAGCTGGCCGAGGCGGCGCGGACGGCGCTGCGCGAGGATCGCAGCCTCACCATCAGCCTGTCCGACGGGGAGTGGTTCCTGCAGGCGTACAACCCGCCGGTGCGGCTGATCCTGGTGGGGGCGGTGCATATCGCGCAGGCACTGGTGCCGATGGCGGCCCAGCTTGGGCTTGCCGTGGTGGTGGTGGACCCGCGCCGGGCCTTCGCCACCGAAGAGCGCTTCCCCGAGGTGACCATCCGTACCGACTGGCCGGACGAGGCGATGGAGGCGCTGGCGCCGGATTCGCGCACCGCGGTGGTGACGCTGACCCACGACCCGAAGCTCGATGATCCGGCCCTCGACCGGGCGCTGCGCAGCGAGGCGTTCTATATTGGTGCACTCGGCAGCCGGAAGACACATGCGGCCCGGCTGGAGCGGCTGCGTGCGCTCGGCCATGACGAGGCGGCGCTGGCGCGCATCCACGGACCGGTGGGGCTGTTCATCGAGGCAGTGACGGCGCCGGAAATCGCGCTGGCGATCCTGGCGGAATTCGTGGCGGTGCGGCGCGGGGCGAAGCTGGCCGTCCGGCAGGCGGCGAAGGCGGCGTGA